ACGGCTCGGCCAGCAGGCGATAGCCGATGTAGTTGAACAGCGTGACGAACGCGCCCATCAGCACGAACGCTTCGACAAACAATAGCGGTAGGCCGGCATCGCGAAAGTGCATGGTAAAGCCGTCCAGCAAGCTGCGCGGATGCAGCGAGCGAGCGCGGAAGTTGCGCGATTCCGGGAGGATTTTCCAGAACACCGCGGCGGCAATCAGTGCCAGGCCACCGATGACCAGCATCGCCGTGTGCCAGCTGACGAAGTCGATCAGTACGCCGACGATCAACCGCCCACACATGCCGCCGATGGCGTTGCCACCGATGTACAAGCCCATGGCCAGGCCAAGGTGCTGCGGGTGGATCTCTTCGCTCAGGTACGTCATCGCCACCGCCGCCAGACCGCTCAACGACAGCCCCACCAGCGCCCGCATCACCAGCACGCCCTGCCAGCTCGGGATCATTGCACTGGCCATGGTGCACAGCGCTGCGGCGAACAGCGCGGCGACCATCACCGGCTTACGCCCGATGCGATCAGAGATAGGACCGGTGATCAGCAAGCCGATGGCGAGCATGCCGGTGGCAACCGACAGGATCAGGCTGCTCTGGGCTGCGTTGATGGAAAACTCGCGGGACAGCAGCGGCATCATCGGCTGCACGCAGTAGAGCAGGGCAAAGGTCGCGAAACCGCCCGAGAACAGCGCCAGCACCGTGCGCATGAACATCGGCGTGCCTTTTTCGATGTAGATCTCGCTTAGCTCGGCGACGACGTCGTCCAGCGCAGTGAGCGGAATTTCATGGGCGAGTGGGGCGACAGCAGTTTTCACTTCGGACCTCGGAGGGTGCAGCCGGTCAGGCAATGAAAAAATCATATAACTGCCTAATAATTCAATCCAATATATTGTTCGACCTGTTTGATAGGTTTTACGACCTAATGGAGTTTTCATGGAATTACGCCACCTGCGCTACTTCATCGCCGTCGCCGAAGAACTGCATTTCGGCCGCGCCGCCCAAGTGCTGGGCATCTCGCAACCGCCGCTGAGCCAGCAGATTCAGGCGCTGGAGCAGGAGGTCGGTGCCCGCCTTTTCGAACGGACCAATCGTCGGGTCGAACTCAGTGAGGCGGGGCGGTTGTTTCTGGAAGAGGCGCGATTGGTACTGGCTCAGGTCGACAAAGCGGCGGATGTGGCACGGCGGGCACAGCTCGGTGAGTTGGGTGAACTGAAAATCGGCTTCACTTCATCGGCGCCGTTCAACTCGACCATTCCCCAGGCAATTTTCTCGTTTCGCCAGCGCTTTCCGGCGGTGCATTTGCATCTGCAGGAAATGAGCAGCACCCAAGTGGCCGATGCGCTGGTGGATGAGTCGATCGAAGTCGGCATCATGCGACCGCTGGGGTTGCCGGACTCGCTCAGCGTGGTGGAACTGACGCGCGAGCCATTGGTGGCGGTGCTCAGCTCCAAGCATCCGCTGGTGAGCTGCAGCGAAGAAGGCTTATTCCTCTCGGCGCTGGCCCTCGAACCGTTCGTATTTTTCCCACGTAGCTATGGCAGTGGTCTGTATGCCCAACTTCTCAGCTTGGCGCGGGATGCCGGTTTCAGCCCGCACTTTGCGCAAGAGGCTGGCGAGGCGATGACCATCATCGGGCTGGTGGCGGCGGGCTTGGGAGTGTCGGTGTTGCCGGCGTCTTATCAGCGGATGCGCATCGATGGCGTGGTGTATCGGCCTTTGCTCGATCCGGAAGCGGTGTCGGCGGTGTGGCTGGTGCAACGCAAGGATCAGAAATCGCCGATGGCGAAGGCGTTTGTGGAGTTGTTGACGCGTAAGGTTGAGCCGTTAATGCCATGACCGCGAGCGCCCGGAAAGAGGAAAGGGAAATGACTGTGAAAGGGCGCCGAAAGGCACCCTTTGTCGTTCTAGTGTTACTGAACCTTCGCCAAATCCCCTTTCAACGCAACGCCCGCCATGATCGCCCCAGCGTGGCATTCATAGGTTTTGGCATCCTTGCGCTCGTTGCTCTTGTAAAAGCTGACGATGTTGGTCACGGCGTTAGCGCCGGCGTTTTTCGCCGCTTGGTGCAGGCTGATGATTGCCGATTGCACGACCCACTCGCAGGCCACTTGGTCCGACTTGTTGAAGGCGTTGGTTTTCTTGTTAGTCACGGAACCCGCGCTGAGAACGGTGACGTTGCCTGCCGGTGTGTTGCCCGCCAGGTAGAACTTTACGCTGCCATCGATTTTGCCGGTGCGGGTAGCTTCGGCGACTGCTTTGTCAAAAGGCAGATACACCGCGGTATCACGGGCCTGGCTGATGCCCGGCAACGCGCAGATCAGCAGGGTGGCGGCGGTAGCGAGTTTCTTGAAGTGCATGGAGGTCTCCTTGACCCTGAGTAATTCGATTATGACCAGCGGCGGAAAATCAACGAGGTGTTGACCCCACCAAAAGCGAAATTGTTGTTCATCACGTACTGATTGCTCATCTGCCGGAACTCACCGCGCAGGTAATCGAGCTTGCCGCACCGCGGATCGACCTCATCAAGGTTGAAGGTGTGCACGTATTGGTCGCGGTTCATCATTTCGATGCTAAACCAGGACTCCAGCGCGCCGCAGGCTCCCAGGGTGTGACCGAGGAAACTCTTCTGCGAACTGATCGGCATGTGTTCGCCGAACAATGCGCTGGTGGCCAGTGTTTCGGCAATGTCGCCCTGTTCTGTAGCGGTGCCATGACCGTTCACGTAGCCGATGTCCGAAGGCTGCAGTCCGGCATCTTCCAGGGCGAGTTCCATGGCCCGGCGCATGGTGATTTGCTCGGGGCGGGTGGCGTGCTGACCGTCGGCGTTGCTGCCGAAACCGACGATCTCGGCATGGATATGTGCGCCGCGTGCCAGGGCGTGTTCGAGCTCTTCGAGCACCAGCATGCCGCCGCCTTCACCGATTACCAGGCCATCGCGGCCGGTGTCGTAAGGGCGAGGGCTGGTTTGCGGGGCATCGTTTTTCAGGCTGGTGGCGTAGAGCGCATCGAACACCATGGCTTCGGTCGGACACAACTCTTCGGCGCCGCCGGCGAGCATCAGCGGCAGACGGCCGAACTTGATCGATTCGTAGGCGTAACCGACGCCCTGGCTGCCGCTGGTGCAGGCGCTGGAGGTCGGGATCAGCCTGCCGGTGAGGCCGAAGAAGATGCTGATATTCGCCGCCGTGGTGTGCGGCATCATCCGCACGTAGGAGTTGGCGTTCAAGCCTTCGGCCACCGAGTTGAGCAGCATATTGCCGAATGCCTTGATCTCGTCGGTGCTGCCGGTGGACGAGCCACAGGCCACGCCCATGCGCCCGTCCTTGATCGATTCGTCTCCCAGCAGACCGGCGTCCGCCAGGGCCTGTTCAGCCGCGCCTACGGCCAGGCGCGAAACGCGGCCCATGCTGCGCAGTTGCTTGCGGGTCCAGTGGCTCGGCACCTTGAAGTCATCGATCGGCCCGGCCAGGCGGGTGCTGAGTTCGGTAAAACGATCCCACTCGTCCATCCGGCGGATGCCGCTGCGGTTGGCGGCGAAGTTGGCGGCGATGGTCTCCCAATCGCTGCCCAGTGAGGTGATGCCGGCCATGCCGGTGACGACGACGCGCTTCATCAGCACAGGCCTCCATTGACGGCCAGAACCTGCCGGGTGATGTACGACGCTTCCGCCGACATCAGGAAATTCACCGCGCCGGCCACCTCTTCCGGGGTGCCCATGCGTTGCGCGGGGATCATTTTCATCAGTTCTTCCACCGGCACGTTTTCATCGAGCATCGCCGTGTCGATCAGGCCGGGTGCGACACAGTTAACCGTGATTTTGCGCTTGCCCAGTTCGATCGCCAGCGCCTTGGCTGCGCCGATCAGACCGGCCTTGGATGCGCTGTAATTGACCTGGCCGCGATTGCCGATCAACCCGGACACCGAAGTAATGCAGACAATTCGCCCGGCGGCGCGACGACGGATCATCGGCATCATCACCGGGTGCAGCACGTTGTAGAAACCGTCGAGATTGGTGCGCATCACCAAATCCCAATCCTCTTCGCTCAGGGCCGGAAAAGCACCGTCGCGGGTCAGGCCGGCGTTGAGCACCACGCCGTAATAGGCGCCGTGGGTTTCGACGTCGGCTTCAAGAATCGCTTTGCAACGGGCACGGTCAGACACGTCAAATTGCAGGATGCGAGCGGTGCGGCCCAGGGCCTCGACTTCGGCCTTGACCGCTTCGGCGTCTGCCAGGCCACTGCGGCAGTGCAGCACAATGTCATGCCCGGCCCGCGCCAAGCGCAATGCAATGGCGCGGCCGATACCACGGCTGGAGCCGGTGACCAGTACGGATTCAGTCATCACTCGACTCCTTGGGGTTCATGAAGATATTGCGCGGCCTGAGGCGGGCGATACACGTTCAGCCGGCCGGTGGCGTGGATGCCAGGGGCAGTGAGGTGGCATTCGAACACACCCATGCCGTTGTCGTCTTCGAGCGAACGTATCCCATGGATGGTCAACTCGGTGCCGACGGGGAAGTGTTCCACGTTGCATTCGAATTTACGGGTGCCGAGCAGGAAGCCCAATTCCACCGCATTGCCTTTCTGGCGCGCATGGCAGCCGGCATACGCGGCGACGCTCTGGGCCATCAGCTCGATGCCGACCCAGGCCGGCAGGCTGCCGTCGGGGCGATTGAACAGGCCACCGGGTTTGACGGTGAGTCGGGTGTGAATCTGCTCGTCGTCGAACGACAGGATCTGCTCGATGAGGATCATGTCGCCGGCGTGCGGCAACAGTTCGGCGATCGGCCAGGCAATCATGGGGCGTCTCCGATAATCAGGCTGACGTTATTGCCACCGAAGGCAAAGGAATTGCTCATCAGGTAGCGAGGTGCAATGGACGCCAGGTGGTCGGTCGGGGTCACCCAATGCAGGGCCGGCAATTCAGGGTCGGGCTGACCGTCCCAGACGTGGGGCGGCAGGGCGTGCTCGCGGTTGTCCGCGCTCAGGCTCAACCAGCAGAACGCCGCCTCCAGGGCACCGGCAGCGCCGAGGGTGTGGCCGGTCATCGGTTTGGTCGATGAGCAGGGCACGCCTTGCGGGAATAGTGTGGTCACGGCCAGGCTTTCCATGGCGTCGTTGTGTTGGGTGGCGGTACCGTGCAGGTTCAGGTAACTGATCTGCTGCGGTTGCAGGCCTGCGCGGCTCAAGGCTTTGTGCATCGCCTGCTGGGCGCCACGGCCGGTTGGTTCCGGCGCGGAAATATGATGCGCATCGGAGCTGGCGCCACTGCCGAGCAGGGCAACCGGTTGGCTGTTACCGGCGTTTTTGCTCATCAGAAACAGCACCGCGGCTTCGCCGATGTTGATGCCATTGCGGTTCGCCGAGAACGGATTGCAGCGCTGTTCGGACACCGCTTCCAGGGCCGAGAAACCGTTGAGGGTCAGCTTGCACAAACTGTCGACACCACCGCACAACACGGCGTCGCACAGGCCCAGATCGAGTAGTCGTTGAGCACTCATCAGCGCGCGGGCGCTGGAGGTGCAGGCGGTAGAAATTACATAGGCCGGGCCGCTCAATTGCAGCCAGTCGGCGAGAAACGTCGCTGGCGCGCCGAGTTCCTGTTGCTGATAGTCATAATCGGCGGGGAACTGATGCTCACGGATGTAATGGGCCAAGCCTTGGCTGGCCTCGTGAATGCCCGAGGTGCTGGTGCCGAGAATGACGCCGATACGGTCGCGGCCGTAGGTCTGGATGGCCTGCTCGATGTCTTGGCGAATTTGCAGCGCGGCCTCCAGCAGCAATTGATTGTTGCGACTGCTTTGCTGCGCCAGCTCAGGCGGAATCGGCGCCAATTCACCGCGCACCGCCGCGACTGGCAACGAGCGTTCAACGACCCAGCCGGTCTCGCTGCGCATGCCCGAGCAATCGCCGGCAAACAGGTTGCGGGCGACTTCCTGCTTGTCGCGGCCCAGGGCGCAGATCACTCCGAGTGCATTCAGATAAGCCGTCATGGCGTGTGCTCGCCTAACGGAGTGACGCGATAGTGCGGGCCTTGGGACACGTTCAATTCAAAGCTCAGTGGTTGTGAATAGCGGATGTTCCAGCGCGGTGGCAAGGACCGTTGCCCGCCATCCTGCCGGGCGGCGGGATAATTGCCCTGCAATTCGCCCGCTGGGGTCAACGCAAACAACAAGGCAGCAAACAGCTCCCGAGCTTCCGGATTGGGCGGCAGCAGGCCGTCGGCCTGCCATTGGCTATCGATCAGCTTCTGCCGTGCTACGGGAATCCCCAAAGGGTCCATCATTGACCAGCGAATGCCCGGGCCTTCACGCTGGATTACCAGCAGCCAGTCCAGACGTTGCTCGGCCATCTGCCGTTCGATGTGCAGTTGCAGCGGCAACAC
The window above is part of the Pseudomonas sp. B21-048 genome. Proteins encoded here:
- a CDS encoding hotdog family protein, coding for MIAWPIAELLPHAGDMILIEQILSFDDEQIHTRLTVKPGGLFNRPDGSLPAWVGIELMAQSVAAYAGCHARQKGNAVELGFLLGTRKFECNVEHFPVGTELTIHGIRSLEDDNGMGVFECHLTAPGIHATGRLNVYRPPQAAQYLHEPQGVE
- a CDS encoding excinuclease: MHFKKLATAATLLICALPGISQARDTAVYLPFDKAVAEATRTGKIDGSVKFYLAGNTPAGNVTVLSAGSVTNKKTNAFNKSDQVACEWVVQSAIISLHQAAKNAGANAVTNIVSFYKSNERKDAKTYECHAGAIMAGVALKGDLAKVQ
- the fabG gene encoding 3-oxoacyl-ACP reductase FabG, which codes for MTESVLVTGSSRGIGRAIALRLARAGHDIVLHCRSGLADAEAVKAEVEALGRTARILQFDVSDRARCKAILEADVETHGAYYGVVLNAGLTRDGAFPALSEEDWDLVMRTNLDGFYNVLHPVMMPMIRRRAAGRIVCITSVSGLIGNRGQVNYSASKAGLIGAAKALAIELGKRKITVNCVAPGLIDTAMLDENVPVEELMKMIPAQRMGTPEEVAGAVNFLMSAEASYITRQVLAVNGGLC
- a CDS encoding DUF3261 domain-containing protein — translated: MIRFLLLGCVLLLSACASQAPLPERTPNLVLPLQLHIERQMAEQRLDWLLVIQREGPGIRWSMMDPLGIPVARQKLIDSQWQADGLLPPNPEARELFAALLFALTPAGELQGNYPAARQDGGQRSLPPRWNIRYSQPLSFELNVSQGPHYRVTPLGEHTP
- a CDS encoding beta-ketoacyl-[acyl-carrier-protein] synthase family protein, whose protein sequence is MTAYLNALGVICALGRDKQEVARNLFAGDCSGMRSETGWVVERSLPVAAVRGELAPIPPELAQQSSRNNQLLLEAALQIRQDIEQAIQTYGRDRIGVILGTSTSGIHEASQGLAHYIREHQFPADYDYQQQELGAPATFLADWLQLSGPAYVISTACTSSARALMSAQRLLDLGLCDAVLCGGVDSLCKLTLNGFSALEAVSEQRCNPFSANRNGINIGEAAVLFLMSKNAGNSQPVALLGSGASSDAHHISAPEPTGRGAQQAMHKALSRAGLQPQQISYLNLHGTATQHNDAMESLAVTTLFPQGVPCSSTKPMTGHTLGAAGALEAAFCWLSLSADNREHALPPHVWDGQPDPELPALHWVTPTDHLASIAPRYLMSNSFAFGGNNVSLIIGDAP
- a CDS encoding LysR family transcriptional regulator; the protein is MELRHLRYFIAVAEELHFGRAAQVLGISQPPLSQQIQALEQEVGARLFERTNRRVELSEAGRLFLEEARLVLAQVDKAADVARRAQLGELGELKIGFTSSAPFNSTIPQAIFSFRQRFPAVHLHLQEMSSTQVADALVDESIEVGIMRPLGLPDSLSVVELTREPLVAVLSSKHPLVSCSEEGLFLSALALEPFVFFPRSYGSGLYAQLLSLARDAGFSPHFAQEAGEAMTIIGLVAAGLGVSVLPASYQRMRIDGVVYRPLLDPEAVSAVWLVQRKDQKSPMAKAFVELLTRKVEPLMP
- a CDS encoding MFS transporter, with the protein product MKTAVAPLAHEIPLTALDDVVAELSEIYIEKGTPMFMRTVLALFSGGFATFALLYCVQPMMPLLSREFSINAAQSSLILSVATGMLAIGLLITGPISDRIGRKPVMVAALFAAALCTMASAMIPSWQGVLVMRALVGLSLSGLAAVAMTYLSEEIHPQHLGLAMGLYIGGNAIGGMCGRLIVGVLIDFVSWHTAMLVIGGLALIAAAVFWKILPESRNFRARSLHPRSLLDGFTMHFRDAGLPLLFVEAFVLMGAFVTLFNYIGYRLLAEPYHMDQAFVGLLSVVYLSGIYSSAKIGALADQLGRRKVLWATIVVMLAGIALTMFTPLSLVILGMLIFTFGFFGAHSVASSWIGRRAIKARGQASSLYLFSYYAGSSIAGTAGGVAWHWGGWNGIGLFIGGLLVIALLVALKLAKLPPLGDVKA
- a CDS encoding beta-ketoacyl-ACP synthase, translated to MKRVVVTGMAGITSLGSDWETIAANFAANRSGIRRMDEWDRFTELSTRLAGPIDDFKVPSHWTRKQLRSMGRVSRLAVGAAEQALADAGLLGDESIKDGRMGVACGSSTGSTDEIKAFGNMLLNSVAEGLNANSYVRMMPHTTAANISIFFGLTGRLIPTSSACTSGSQGVGYAYESIKFGRLPLMLAGGAEELCPTEAMVFDALYATSLKNDAPQTSPRPYDTGRDGLVIGEGGGMLVLEELEHALARGAHIHAEIVGFGSNADGQHATRPEQITMRRAMELALEDAGLQPSDIGYVNGHGTATEQGDIAETLATSALFGEHMPISSQKSFLGHTLGACGALESWFSIEMMNRDQYVHTFNLDEVDPRCGKLDYLRGEFRQMSNQYVMNNNFAFGGVNTSLIFRRWS